One stretch of Rosistilla oblonga DNA includes these proteins:
- a CDS encoding Flp family type IVb pilin — protein MRKLFKNKKGQGLVEYGILVGGIALVSLAATAILGHKTTDLLGTVAACLPCAHEDHSGPIVSGTLVQVTSSGGSGFRLAGTPGSFSENLGIEVDGLIVEP, from the coding sequence ATGCGTAAGTTGTTTAAGAACAAAAAGGGCCAAGGGTTGGTCGAGTACGGCATCCTGGTCGGTGGCATCGCATTGGTCAGCCTGGCTGCTACCGCGATTTTGGGGCACAAGACGACCGATCTACTGGGAACGGTCGCGGCATGTCTGCCTTGTGCACACGAAGATCACTCGGGGCCGATTGTCAGTGGTACTCTTGTCCAGGTCACCTCGAGCGGCGGGTCTGGTTTTCGTTTGGCTGGCACACCAGGTTCATTCAGCGAGAACCTTGGTATCGAAGTTGACGGTTTGATTGTCGAGCCGTAG
- a CDS encoding tetratricopeptide repeat protein, translating into MFVWRSSLDGVFHFDDFGNIVDNERILQLWPLDDFLTNNRPIGLYSFAINYHFSGTDPFAYHVTNLTIHIASGLFLMTGCLLAWRLYRKHWANDTQPQWTYSAILTAALISTVWAIHPLTTQAVTNVVQRYESLASMGYLGVWVGMLLYLDGRRWLGMVIVLPSAWIGLMSKEVFATAPLAVLLLDRLLTRQTWFSIARLRWLPYALMLSPYVWFVPSVSRFFDPERTRSSSMGLGMDRITPWEYLRTQAEVIWHYIGLVVWPKDLCFDYLWRIETSPWNYLPLGAAIVAVIVVAMVCYGRGIRQTANASARTFSIGLAGWMGLSFFFILAPTSSLMPIADIAVEHRMYLASATVIAAIVLSMQWLFTAGIRHSDHPLVLRAAAACIVVACISLLAWRTHLRNQDYCNGWVLWSTAARISPQNPRAWYNVGRELYTVGNYRGALPPLISAVGLSSVSVPMFDAGLADCLRRTGRFDDAVTLFRRAIEKDADNALYHNDLGVTYLQQEQYELAEQEFLVALGLQHAMAKFNLALVYQRQGKPAAAIRLWDQVLAEDPQLHSAARHLAWTLATTSVAGLTDVARAETLLRQHYDLSTTQSAYVLDTLAAIYARREQFDAAEKSVHAAIERARAVANRQLIPKLNQRLALYQNRKPCIDGVQP; encoded by the coding sequence ATGTTCGTTTGGAGAAGCTCGCTCGATGGGGTCTTTCATTTCGACGACTTTGGGAACATCGTCGATAACGAGCGAATACTGCAACTGTGGCCACTGGACGATTTTCTGACCAACAATCGCCCGATCGGCTTGTATTCATTTGCGATCAACTATCATTTTTCGGGCACCGATCCGTTTGCCTACCATGTGACCAATCTCACGATTCATATCGCGAGTGGGCTGTTCTTGATGACTGGCTGCCTGCTGGCTTGGCGACTGTATCGCAAGCACTGGGCGAACGATACGCAACCGCAATGGACCTATTCCGCGATTCTGACCGCCGCGCTTATCTCGACCGTATGGGCAATTCACCCGCTGACAACGCAAGCTGTCACCAACGTCGTCCAACGCTACGAATCGCTCGCGTCGATGGGATATCTTGGTGTTTGGGTCGGTATGCTGCTGTATCTCGACGGGCGCCGCTGGTTGGGCATGGTGATCGTGTTGCCGTCGGCTTGGATCGGTTTGATGTCGAAGGAGGTCTTCGCCACCGCGCCGCTAGCGGTGTTGCTATTGGATCGCTTGCTGACTCGGCAAACGTGGTTTTCGATCGCTCGCCTTCGTTGGCTCCCCTACGCGTTGATGCTGTCACCTTATGTTTGGTTTGTGCCCAGCGTTTCCAGGTTCTTCGATCCCGAGCGGACGCGCAGCAGTTCGATGGGACTGGGGATGGACCGCATCACTCCCTGGGAATATTTGCGCACCCAAGCCGAGGTGATTTGGCATTACATCGGACTGGTCGTTTGGCCAAAGGACCTATGCTTTGACTATCTCTGGCGGATTGAAACCAGTCCTTGGAACTATCTACCACTTGGAGCCGCCATCGTTGCGGTGATTGTTGTTGCGATGGTTTGTTATGGACGAGGCATTCGCCAAACGGCGAATGCCTCGGCTCGCACATTCTCGATCGGATTGGCTGGATGGATGGGACTGAGCTTCTTTTTTATCCTCGCCCCCACGTCCAGCTTGATGCCGATCGCCGACATCGCCGTCGAACATCGGATGTATCTCGCTTCGGCCACGGTGATTGCCGCGATCGTGTTATCGATGCAGTGGTTGTTCACAGCCGGGATACGACACAGCGACCACCCGTTGGTTCTGCGCGCGGCCGCCGCCTGTATCGTTGTCGCCTGCATCAGCCTGTTGGCTTGGCGAACGCACCTGCGGAATCAGGACTATTGCAACGGATGGGTGCTTTGGAGCACCGCGGCGCGGATCTCTCCCCAGAACCCGCGCGCCTGGTACAACGTCGGTCGCGAGCTATATACCGTTGGCAACTATCGCGGTGCCTTGCCTCCTTTGATCAGCGCTGTTGGTTTATCCAGTGTCAGCGTGCCGATGTTCGATGCCGGGCTCGCCGATTGCTTGCGGCGTACCGGTCGGTTCGACGATGCGGTCACGTTGTTCCGACGCGCGATCGAAAAGGACGCCGACAACGCCCTCTATCACAACGATCTTGGTGTTACCTACCTGCAGCAGGAACAGTACGAGCTGGCCGAGCAAGAGTTTCTGGTCGCGTTGGGTTTGCAACATGCGATGGCAAAGTTCAATTTGGCCTTGGTTTATCAGCGGCAAGGCAAACCGGCAGCCGCGATACGGCTGTGGGATCAGGTGTTGGCCGAGGATCCCCAATTGCATTCCGCGGCCCGGCACTTGGCGTGGACGTTGGCAACGACCAGCGTGGCCGGTTTGACGGATGTCGCACGCGCCGAAACCCTGCTGCGCCAGCACTACGACCTCAGCACCACGCAGAGCGCATACGTGCTGGACACGTTGGCGGCGATCTACGCGAGACGTGAGCAGTTCGACGCCGCCGAGAAATCGGTCCATGCGGCCATCGAGCGAGCCCGCGCCGTGGCCAATCGACAATTGATTCCCAAACTCAACCAACGCCTTGCCCTGTATCAAAATCGCAAGCCGTGTATCGATGGAGTACAGCCATGA
- a CDS encoding glycosyltransferase family 2 protein translates to MTRTADERRDVWIVIAAYNEGSRLAATLQSINGRGSIVVVDDGSRDDTYDVACGFPVWVLQHPINCGQGAALQTGIDFALSRGARAIVTFDADGQHDPADLSNMLQPVLNGQADVTLGSRFLGSTQNMPTSRRVVLKLAIWFTRLTNGLMLTDTHNGFRVLSRTAAGRIRIRQPRMAHASEILDQIAKYQLCYVEVPVTVRYHAATLAKGQSSWDAFRITGHLLAGRFWQ, encoded by the coding sequence ATGACGCGCACAGCCGATGAGCGACGGGATGTTTGGATCGTGATCGCCGCCTACAACGAAGGCAGTCGACTGGCCGCCACGCTGCAATCGATCAACGGTCGAGGTTCGATCGTCGTTGTCGATGACGGATCGCGCGACGACACCTACGACGTCGCGTGCGGCTTTCCGGTGTGGGTTCTGCAGCATCCGATCAATTGTGGCCAAGGGGCCGCTTTGCAAACGGGGATCGATTTTGCGCTGTCCCGGGGAGCTCGGGCGATCGTCACCTTCGACGCCGACGGCCAACACGATCCGGCCGACCTGTCAAACATGTTGCAGCCGGTGCTAAACGGCCAAGCCGACGTAACCCTGGGATCACGATTCCTCGGCTCGACACAAAACATGCCCACCTCGCGTCGCGTTGTGTTGAAGCTGGCGATTTGGTTCACGCGGCTGACCAATGGGTTGATGCTTACCGATACGCACAATGGATTTCGAGTCCTGTCGCGCACCGCCGCCGGGAGGATTCGGATTCGCCAACCGCGGATGGCCCACGCTTCGGAAATCCTCGACCAAATTGCCAAGTATCAATTGTGTTATGTCGAAGTTCCGGTGACGGTCCGGTACCACGCCGCGACGCTTGCCAAGGGCCAGAGCTCCTGGGATGCGTTTCGAATCACCGGTCACTTGTTGGCGGGGAGGTTCTGGCAATGA
- a CDS encoding DUF2304 domain-containing protein — protein sequence MNLFQWITVSALGLLAILEIRAYFKNRQPIHLLRELVWLSAIVMILFPGLTTRVAGLLGIGRGTDLVFYAFMLLATGGFFHFYGRTYVMRRDIVELARRDALRTATPGHGLDHSTAPPAAAPHDDGGDR from the coding sequence ATGAACCTGTTTCAATGGATCACCGTCTCCGCGCTCGGCCTGTTGGCCATCTTGGAGATCCGGGCCTACTTTAAAAATCGCCAACCAATCCATCTTCTTCGAGAACTGGTTTGGCTCTCGGCGATCGTGATGATCCTGTTCCCGGGACTGACGACGCGTGTGGCTGGCTTGCTGGGGATCGGTCGCGGCACCGACTTGGTGTTTTATGCCTTCATGTTGCTGGCGACCGGTGGGTTCTTTCACTTCTACGGGCGAACCTACGTCATGCGTCGCGACATCGTCGAACTGGCTCGCCGCGACGCGCTCCGCACGGCAACGCCGGGGCACGGACTGGACCACTCCACCGCGCCGCCAGCAGCCGCTCCCCATGACGACGGAGGCGACCGATGA
- a CDS encoding glycosyltransferase: MIPGRNCAATLDRCLQSVVPLLSSLSRSGRGNESPTQEDRSGRGDESPTQEDRSGRGDESPTKEDRSKRGNESPTKEDRSGRGNESLVPTSPKGQCDDADRDGLVASSTTAEDQPGKLQEILFVDDGSTDATAEIAARYPVRVIQGTGQGPGAARNLGWRATDADLVWFIDSDCVAQPDALAKLLSVMNDQSFDNVVDEATSPQTGGLVTSSTTINGIAGVGGSYSNLYPDSLIATLIHEEIVARHRRMPREVDFLATFNVIYRRDVLAEVDGFNEELKLAQDAELAYRIRAAGHRLNFELDSRVGHHHPRNFWRYLKTQARQGYYRVKLYRQHPTKISGDSYASLLDYLQPPLAVVILSSLPLWIFCNEMIVPIAICAVFLLLMQLPLAGHVFPKLGKQWFGFLVFGTVRSFARGIGMLLGGVTALQEWLVQSERSVTASTTGAAALESFGGRGHER, encoded by the coding sequence GTGATTCCCGGCCGCAACTGCGCCGCCACGCTCGACCGCTGCCTCCAATCCGTCGTCCCGTTGCTATCCTCCCTAAGCCGTAGTGGACGAGGCAACGAGTCCCCAACGCAAGAAGATCGTAGTGGACGAGGCGACGAGTCCCCAACGCAAGAAGATCGTAGTGGACGAGGCGACGAGTCCCCAACGAAAGAAGATCGTAGCAAACGAGGCAACGAGTCTCCAACGAAAGAAGATCGTAGTGGACGAGGCAACGAGTCCCTGGTCCCGACCAGCCCCAAAGGCCAATGCGACGACGCCGACCGCGATGGACTCGTAGCCTCGTCCACTACGGCCGAAGACCAACCGGGAAAACTGCAAGAGATCCTCTTCGTCGACGACGGCTCGACCGACGCGACGGCCGAGATCGCGGCGCGGTATCCGGTGCGGGTGATCCAGGGAACGGGACAAGGCCCCGGCGCGGCACGCAACCTGGGCTGGCGAGCGACCGACGCCGACTTGGTGTGGTTCATCGACAGCGATTGCGTGGCCCAGCCCGACGCCTTGGCAAAGTTGTTGTCTGTTATGAACGATCAATCATTCGACAACGTAGTGGACGAGGCAACGAGTCCCCAAACAGGGGGGCTCGTGACCTCGTCCACTACCATTAATGGCATCGCCGGCGTCGGCGGCAGCTACAGCAATCTCTATCCCGACTCCCTAATCGCCACGCTGATCCACGAAGAGATCGTCGCTCGGCACCGGCGGATGCCAAGAGAAGTCGATTTCCTTGCAACCTTCAACGTCATCTATCGCCGTGATGTGTTGGCCGAAGTCGACGGTTTCAATGAAGAGCTAAAACTTGCCCAGGATGCGGAGCTCGCCTACCGCATTCGCGCCGCCGGTCACCGCTTAAACTTCGAACTCGATTCCCGCGTCGGCCACCATCACCCGCGAAACTTCTGGCGTTATCTGAAAACACAGGCCCGCCAAGGCTACTACCGAGTCAAGCTCTACCGCCAACATCCTACAAAGATCAGCGGTGATTCATACGCGAGCCTCCTCGATTATCTGCAACCGCCACTGGCGGTGGTGATCCTGAGTTCGCTTCCGCTGTGGATCTTTTGCAACGAGATGATCGTACCCATCGCGATTTGCGCTGTCTTCCTGTTGCTGATGCAATTGCCGTTGGCCGGCCACGTCTTTCCAAAGCTTGGGAAACAATGGTTCGGCTTTCTTGTCTTCGGTACAGTTCGTTCATTTGCGCGTGGAATCGGGATGCTGCTTGGCGGAGTGACTGCACTGCAAGAATGGCTTGTCCAATCTGAACGGTCAGTGACTGCATCTACAACTGGCGCTGCCGCATTGGAATCGTTCGGAGGCCGTGGTCATGAGCGATAG
- a CDS encoding glycosyltransferase produces MSDSSRQPLITVVIPTRDRHAKMLGCLESLTRQTFINFEVIVVDDGSKDETREKLEQFATEHTTLDLRIIYHQNPHGANPSRNKAIRAGRGDLYAFIDDDCAAEPQWLERLQEPLENEVVAAVSGHVENVALSNIWELFFVGQHRVTSRPIDGIRVANRIVAGNLLVRAEFLSDALDEDRASVSTDVATSARGDEEGLRIKIQRAGKVIAHVPEAICYHDHPYGLHAFCRQAFRSGCSAARLALKFGLAPRWELIALLTALLLLFLAPWRFEAMVMSSIAFALFLLAVLYNELALKAKTVGQTIQTFPSLVLYYLLRTAGYVTTHLLAFRR; encoded by the coding sequence ATGAGCGATAGTTCGAGGCAGCCTTTGATTACGGTAGTCATTCCAACGCGAGATCGGCATGCGAAAATGTTGGGCTGCTTAGAATCGTTGACTCGGCAGACCTTTATCAATTTTGAGGTCATCGTTGTCGATGATGGTTCGAAAGATGAGACGCGAGAGAAGCTAGAACAGTTTGCCACAGAACATACCACGCTCGATCTTCGAATCATTTATCACCAGAATCCCCACGGCGCTAACCCCAGCCGCAACAAAGCGATTCGCGCTGGACGAGGAGACCTGTATGCGTTCATCGATGACGATTGTGCCGCCGAACCGCAGTGGCTCGAAAGGTTGCAAGAGCCTTTGGAGAACGAAGTCGTTGCTGCCGTTTCGGGACACGTCGAGAATGTCGCGTTGTCCAACATTTGGGAGCTTTTCTTCGTTGGCCAGCACCGGGTTACATCGCGTCCGATCGATGGTATTCGTGTGGCGAATCGAATCGTCGCTGGGAACTTGTTGGTACGTGCAGAGTTTCTTAGCGATGCTCTCGATGAAGACAGAGCGAGCGTTTCGACCGACGTCGCCACATCTGCTCGCGGTGATGAAGAAGGATTGCGGATCAAAATCCAACGCGCCGGAAAAGTGATCGCTCATGTCCCGGAAGCTATCTGCTACCACGATCATCCATATGGCCTCCACGCATTCTGTCGCCAAGCGTTCCGTAGCGGATGCTCCGCCGCACGACTGGCGTTGAAATTTGGATTAGCCCCGCGTTGGGAACTCATCGCGTTGTTGACGGCTCTCTTGTTGTTGTTTCTCGCACCGTGGAGATTCGAAGCGATGGTGATGTCTTCTATCGCCTTCGCTTTGTTTCTGCTTGCTGTGCTCTACAACGAATTGGCATTGAAAGCTAAGACGGTTGGTCAAACGATTCAAACTTTTCCGTCGCTTGTTTTGTATTACCTGCTGAGGACAGCAGGCTACGTCACCACTCATCTCCTTGCGTTCAGGCGGTAG